AATAACTGATGAAAGGATTTGAGCATTGTCGCAGCCATCTCTTTCTGATGCTCCTCTACGCTAGCTCCAAATGAAAAATGCTTTCCTTCTCCCTCGAAGGTGATAAGCTTAATTTCCTTCTTTTCTTTTAGGTTATTCAGGGTTTGCTGCAATTCTTCCATCATTAGATAGTCGAGCACGTTTCCTTTGCCATCATCTAGAATAATTTGAGCAATAGAATTTCCATGGGTGTAATTGACTTTTAATTTTCCCATGATATTGATTTAGATAGTTTTTTTTGAAACTGAGGTGAAATGCTTTGGTGTAATTCTTCATTCCATTCATGCCCTTCAGCAAGCAGCTGCCGCAGTTTAATGAAATCTATTTCGCGATTATCTTTTGGCCCATCGTTAAAAGCACGAAACCCGGCCTTGGCTTCACTAAGCATGTTTAGCGCTAACCATTCGCGACTGCTCTCCTTATTTTTATCCCAATGCTCTAATTTGAACTTGCGCACTTCGCTAATGGTTTTGTTCATGCAGTTAGGAAAAGTGTGCAACAATTTTACAATCAGATTATTGACTGTCTCATCCAACATACTCAAATCTGTTTCAGCTTTTGCTACTACCCCTTTTGCCTTCGCCAAGGCTTCTCCGGTTTTCATTGAGCCAAAAATTATTCTTCCATATTCATCCATCATATTCTCTATATTCACTAATGGATTTGCAATAAATTTTCCATCCACTTTCAGCACAGGCGCTATGTCCGTAATAACTCCATAATAATATGCCTGATGAGCTGTCCACGGTTCACACAAGGTCAACGACATCATTGCCCGCTCTACCCCGACAAACAAAGGAAGGAAATCAGTAGCGCCTCCGATAGGGGCACTGCCATGTTTTGGTCCTGCCTGACCAAAACGAGCCATATCGCTCGCAACACTAAAATCACAAGCCATTCCAATTTCCTGTCCGCCACCAATTCGCATCCCATTCACGCGACAGATTACCGGTTTTTCACAAAGGAAAATCGAAGAAACCATATCATTGAACAAACGCATGTATTGTGAGTATTCTTGAGGGTTTCCTGAATAGTATTCTGCATATTCCTTGGTATTGCCGCCGGTGCAAAATGCTTTATCTCCTACTGCAGTAAATACAACGGCTACCACGCTTCGATCATTTGATGCCTGTCGGAAGGCGAGAATTACTTCCTTCACAGCCGCTGTTGTGTATGAATTGAATTGCATAGGATTATTGAGAATTATCCATGCGTTATACAAGCCTTCTATCTGAGAACCACCTTTATTCAAGCATGGACGTTTTTCGAAAAGGATTTCCTTGAATTTTATATCTACTAGATTGTGGTTGAGGAGATCATTCATAAAACGGCTATTTAATTTTTGAAATCAGGTATAAGTACTGGACGTTTCATGTATTTGTGTTCCAGTGCATTTCTAAAAACCTCATTAATTTTTGACATTGGAAATGTTTCGACAAATTGATCAATTTTCAACTGGTCGTTCATAACCAATTTCACTACTTCGCTATACAATTCGGGTTTGCAACCCCAAGTGCCGATCATTGTTGCATCAAACGCCATTAAGTTGCTAAGTCGCACTTCGACTTTATCCATCGTAAAGCCAACAATAGAAAGAGTAGAGGCAAAAGTGATTAAACTAAATGCTAATTCCTGCCCTGCCTTGGTCCCAGACATTTCAAATATTTTCCAGCACACCGGAGAGGCTTTTAATACTTTTGAAATTGATTTTATCTGTTCCTTAACGGCTTTAGAATCCAATCCCTCTATATTAAGTGTTGCATCAACTCCGTGTTGCTTAGCAATCGAAAGTTTCTTATCGTTTACGTCTAGTGCTATAACTTTTGCACCAAATATTTTTGCAATTTGGGCTCCATAGATACCAACGCCTCCAACGCCAATCACTATGGCTAAATCACCCGGCTCGATTCCAGCTTTTTTTACTACCTGATAAGGGGTGGATACGGCATCGGCAATAACAGAAAGTTGATGTAAAGAATACTTTTTTAACACCTTGTCTGGAACGCGACATAGATATTTCGATGGCACCACTACATGTGAAGCAAACCCTCCATCAAAATCATTACCAGGCATCACTTGGTTACGACAAGTATTGCTACGTCCTCTTTTACATAATTCGCATTCGCCACATGGAAGTACAGCAGGAATTATTACATTTTTATTCAACCACTCTTGTGGACCTTCTACCACGACCCCGCTAATTTCATGTCCAAGAGTAAGAGGTAAAGTATGTCGCGTTTGCACACCATAATGCCAAAAGCTTAGATCGGTGTGGCATACTCCGCAGCCGGCTACTTTTACCATCGCTTCTCCATAGTTTATTTCTGGAAGTGGTTGTTCAATCAACCTGAACTCTTTATCAAGCTCAACCATTTGCCATTGATACATTTTATTGCTCATGGTATTATTGATTTAAGTTTTCAAACAAAATTGCGTTACCCTGTCCACCACCAATGCAAGCTGATGCAATTCCGTATTTCACCTTTCTCAAATTCATTTCACGTGAAAGTGTAAGTGATAATCTTATTCCACTGGCTGCCAGAGGATGACCGAAGGCAATAGCTCCTCCGTTTACATTGCAGGTGTTTCTATCTAATCCCAATTCGCGCTCGCAAGCAATAAACTGAGCCGCGAATGCTTCGTTGATTTCAAACAGTCCAATATCAGATACCCTCAATCCGGTTAATTCCAACAGCAAACGAATGGCCGGTACCGGCCCTAAGCCCATTAATTTCGGATCAACACCGCAACTTGCGGAGGCCAGCACCTTAGTAAGCGGCTTAAGATTTTTACTAGTTATGAAATTCTTGTTAGCGACAATTACTGAAGCCGCTCCATCTACAATGCCGCTGGAGTTAGCCGCCGTTTGCACGCCTTCTTTTTCAAATGCGGGAGCAAGTTTCCCCATCTCTTCTAAAGTAGAAGCACGAATGTTTTCATCAGCAATAAAATCGGTTACCTTTCTCGGAAGGAATACTTTACGCGGTTTCAATTCTTCCATTTCAAACACGGTGGAATTAAGGGGGATGATTTCTTCTGTAAAAAACTTTTTCTGCGTTGCAGTAACGGCGCGATCAACCGAAAGTTTCCCAAATTCATCAGTGTCGTTGCGCGTAATTTTGTATTGACGCGCAATGTTTTCAGCAGTACATCCCATCGGCACAGCTGCTGTGTCGTTTAATGCTTCCCACAAGAAATCTTTGAATTCAATTTTGCCCAGTGCATAGCCCATACGATTTCCGTAGCTGACTGTAGGGGCCAGTGACATATTCTCCGTTCCTCCACATAAAGCCACTGCTGCCTTGCCGAGAGAAATCTGATCTGCACCGGCTGTGATGGTTTCAAATCCTGAGCCACAGATACGTTGCAACATCACAGCCGGAACTCCTTGCGGAATTCCGGAATACAAACCAATATGGCGGGGAAGAAAATAGGTGTCGCAAGAACTTTGCCCGATGTTTGCCATCATGATTTGGTCAATATCTGCCGGAGCAATTCTTGATTTTTCGATAGCAGCACGGCTAGCAAAAATTCCTAAGTCAGTGGGAGAAATGCGGGCAAGAGTACCACAGAATTTCCCAAAAGCAGTACGCGCACCATTCACCAAATAAATGTCATCGTACACAATTCCAAATCCTTTTTCCTTATCGTGGTATGCTTTCATTTTTAATTTACTGCAATTTTTATTTCATTGATTTTTGCTTGGTTCACTCTCTTGTAGGTCTGCATAGCAATCACCGCAGCGCCATAAGAAACTCCAGATTGAGGCGCATCAATTATCTGAATGTCTTTATTAAACTTTTCGTTTAGCAGCGTTTTTAGATAAGGGTGATGAGCAATCACTCCGCCAATCATATAAATTGGTATTCCGGGATCGAGACGCATTTTGGCAACCTTGTTGGCTATAGAAATGTAGATGCCGCGAGAAATATCTTCGAGCGACATCCCATCAAAAATCCAGTTCATGATTTCCGTTTTGGCAAACACAGTACAGAAACTGTTAAGTTCTTTATCGTAGTTAGATAACGATGCGAGACTGCTCATCTCAGAAATATTAATGTTAGCGCGCTCGGCAATTTCAGCAAGGAAAGAACCCGTACCTGCGGCACATTTATCGTTCATATAAAAATTTTCAACGTTATTATCCTCGTCGCAGCGAACTATTTTGATGTCTTCTCCGCCTATGTCAATGATGTTTTTTTCGCCTGGATGAAGGAAAGAGACACCCGCAGCCGCGCAGTTGATTTCAGTTTTCACAATATCGGTTTCTGAGAAATGCTTTCTGCCATAGCCGGTGGCACAACTATATTGAATGTTGAAATTGTTAGCAATAACTTGCAGAATATTTTTCTGTGCCTGCTTATCGCTGCTGAGTGTAGGAAGGAAATAGCGGAATAATGTGGTTCCGTTTTGCTCAATTACGGTAAATTTTGTATAGGCAGAGCCTAAATCTATTCCGAGGAAACAAGCCATATTTTTAAATGTGCTAGGGATAGCCATTTTATTCACCAAACCCTTTTCAAAAATTTTTTTGTTGACATCTCCTGTGGCTCCCGGAATGCGCGAAACAATGTTCTTGTTCGACATGGCCTTAACCATATTGGTGAATGAAAGATTGAGTGAAGTACGTACGTAATGTTTCTTCCCGTACTCTACAATCTTTCCATTGAAGAAGTCAATCTCGGTCGGGTGGTTATTGATGAGGTCGAGCGCCAAAGAGGGAAAGTGATCGCCCCCTTTTTTGAGGTATCGCATACACTGCCGGATGAAATCATCGGGGAAATAAATTTTTTCTTTTTCGGCCACTACCACTGCTTCATTAATAATCTGCTCTATTAACTCAATAGTATCGAGATCGTTCATGGCTTCTGCCATCGTCAATCTACCCACACCACACAAGGCACTTAATGAGGAATTCAAAATGGTTTTCTCCCAGCTTCTTTTTAGAATATCGAAAGCATTCACGGCTTTAGTTTCCATCCCTGCCGAGGAAAGCAAGTGCGCTATTTCTTTAGCTTGTTCTGTTCGCACATCATTTACTGACCCGATATAATTTGGCGGGATGAAAAACGTAACCTTCACGGTATTGGGAGAAATAGTATTGCCTGCATAGTTGACCACCATGCGCAAGGTTTTCGATTCACCAAAGGAAGAAGTTAAATATTCCTCTACGTCCACTCCGTTTTGAGCCGATATAACCGTTAACTTCTCGGTGTTGAGCGATAAAGCGGATTTAACTGCTTCAGGCATTTGATAAGACTTTAGCGCAAATACTAAATAATCTGCATCGAAGTCAGACATATTTTCAATACTTTGATAAATATTTTCAAAACGTGCTGAAGATTTAATGAGGTTTTCAAGAATGATTCCGTCTTTTTTAATCTTTTGACTTCTTACTTCATTTCGCACGCATAAAGCCACTTCGCAACCGGCTTCCTGTAACTTCACAGCCATAATCATCCCCACGGGACCAAGCCCGATAATGGCGACTTTTATTTTTTTACTGTTGCTCATTTTTTCGCTTCGGTTTAGCTCATTACTTTACTTTCTTCCAACTGTTCTAAAAAGGTTTCAATCTTAGTAGTGCTTTGTCCTTCGCTGAAAAAGCGGAGGTCGCATAAATCTCCTTCAATGACTAGAGCCGGAACACCGGTTATTTCTTTCAACCGTTGTGGCATCCCAAACTTTGCGTTGGAATTATTGAAGCAGGTTTTACTATCGTGATAAACAATGCCGTCAATTTTGTATTCTTCAAACCAAGCTGCCAGCATTTTCATTTTTGCCTTTTCGCTTCGGTTGATAAAGATTTCGGTATAAGCTCGAGCGGTAGAATTCCAAGGGTCGTTTTCATCAAACTTATCGAACACCCAACTGCTGCAATAAGTAGAAGCTACCACTGCGGCACCGCTGGATGTAAACAAATCGCTGAGCATTCTCAGCTTGCCCCATATAGGCATTCCTTCCCAAAATATCCGTGTGTGAGTTTGGCGCAGAAAGCCGATATTGTTGTTTACATTATTTTCCAACTCGGCTAATAAGATGGTGTAGTAATCTTTTGCCACTTGGGTTCCGCGCAAAACAACAATAGGACCCATGTGAATAGTGCCGTCAAAAAAACTTAGTGGAGCATTCATGGCAGTGGAAGTTTTTAGAATCTTCTGCCAGAGCAAAGTGGCCTCTTTGCTCAGTTTAATGACTTCTTTAAATTTATCTAGATTGAATTTCTGTCCGCTTATCTGTTCGCAAATGGGAATCATTCTTTTGAACTGCTTCACTACCAAATCCACTGCTTCCTGTGTTACTTCATTGAGATAGCGAGGCGGCTCAATACCGACAATAGGGCAGTTAAATTCGGTAGCGAAAAAGTTAAACCAATCCTGCACTTCGCGGCATTGATTGGTGTTGTAGGCAATTAGGTCGGGCTTGGGCGCACCTTGCATTCCGTAATGCTTTTGCAGCGGAGTTTCTTTTTTTAAATAAGAACCTATATCAGAAGTGGTGTAAGAACAAACGTGACCGGAGTATCCGCATTTGATGGCTTCTGGTATGTAATCCATGGCTGTGCGAGTTGCTCCCAACAAAGCACCGTGATTTTCTGGGAAGTAAACTTCGAAACCGAAAGAACGCAACAACTCAGCTGGCCCCACGCTGGTACACCACGCTATTTTCTTTTCTCTCTTTTCTAGCGAGAGGAAGTATTCGCGCATAATGCGCTTCATCTCTTGTGCTGCTTTTATTTCGTACATATTACACGGTCATTTTTTTGATAGCCGGTACATCTTCTAACTTAATGATGTAAATATCCTCCTCTAAGGGGTTATTAGCTCCATACAAATTCTCAAGATGTGCTTTGTATGCAAACGCCACATTTTTAGGAGCCATCTTCATGCTCGGAGTGAGGGTGTTGTTTTCTAATGAAAGCTCTTCGTCAATAATCATGGCGGCTTTTATTTTCGAAAACTTTTGTCCAATACCGCAGTTGGCATCATTGAGACAACCGTGTAAACATTTTTGTAACTCGCTTAAGTTACGCGGACAAAAACAGCCATCTAGAGGTGTTTTTTCGTAAGCGGAGTTGACAATGTTTTTTTTGTTGGGAAATAGAAGCGCCACCGGATATTCTTCACCACCACCCACTACAATAGCGAAAGAGATGTAATGGCATTTCAGCTCAATCAGTTTCTCTAAATCAGAGGGAATCACTTTTTCGCCATTCGAGAGTTTAAAGATGCGGTCTTTGCGGGTGATAAGTTTCAATCCGCTCTCAGTAAATCCACCCACATCACCGGTGCAGAAAAATCCGTCATCGGTAAAAATTCCTTTATTTGCTTCATCATTTTTATAGTAGCCCTTCATCACGTTTTGGCCCTTCACTTGTATTTCGCCATCTTCTGCTAAGCGAATGGTAACGCCCGGAATAGGTTGACCTACCACTCCTGCTTGCCGTTTTTTGTTTGGGTTAGTGAGGGTGCAGCAAGGAGAGGTTTCAGTTAGGCCCCAACCTTCCATTACAGTAATACCTCTTTCTTCGAACTCATCGGAAAGTTTTTGAGGAAGGGCTGCCGCAGCAGTAAAAATGAATTTGAGTTGTGAGTGAAATAACAGTTCTTCAGCTTCGCGGTCAGATTTTGTTAAATCAAAAAGCGCCTGATAAACTTTGGGAACACTGAAGAACACGGTAGGCTTGATTGCTTTCCAATTCAACATAATTTCTTTCGGATCTTTCCCATAACCCGATTCCAGAAACATGCTGGCACCGTTGCAAAGTACGGCAAAGAGCTCAAAAATTCCCCCAAAGCTATGATGCCAAGGCAAGTAAGAAAGAAATCGGTCGTTGCTGTCAACATTCCATATCTGCGACAGAGCCGCTTGCTGTGATAAAATATTTTCATGCATTAACTGAACACACTTGGGAGTCCCCATAGTGCCGGAGGTGTACATGTTCAGGCAAATGTTATCGGGGTATGCAGCAATGTTCAATTTGAAATTTTTATCGCTGCGTTTGCTGAGCAGTTCTTCCAACGAATGTTGTTGGTTGAATTTTTTGTGGCTGACTTTATCAAACACAAAAACATGCTCCAGCTTCAAATCTTTATTTAACCGGCTCAACTGTGTTTCACCTGCAACCGCTAAATATTTTGCATCGCTATGGTTAATGAGAAGTTCGGCAGTTTCCTTATAAAAGAAAGCGAAGATGGGGACAGCAATTCCTCCGCAGGCCATCACAGCCAATTCCATTTCGAGCATCTCCATGCAATTGGGTGAGAAAATAACCATTTTATCGCCCTGCTTAAAGTTGAATTTGTGCTGAAGGTTGAACGCTATGTTGAGAATGTTATCGTATAATTCTTTCCAAGCAATGCCTTTGTAAATACCAGCTTGCTTTTGCTGAAAAACAATTTTATCGCCATACGTTGCCACATTTCTTTCGAGCAAGGTAGCCATGTTTGGAATTACTTCTCCTAAGACTATTTCATTTTTCAGCGTTTGCATAGAGTGTTTTTTTACGCTGCCACTGATTGTTTTTCCAATAATTTATAATGTCGGTAACCGCCCCATAATGCGGCACCAATGGCTCCGGCATAAATAGCATCGGGATGGGTTTTTACTTCATACTTTTTACCGGTTTCCTCTAACATTTCTTCAATGGCCTGCAACATGCCTTTGTTCAGCGCCATGCCACCGGTGAGCACCACCGGTGATTCGCCTTTGAGCGAGCTCATGAGTTTGATGATGCGCGAAGCGATGGAAAGGTGAATGCCTTTGATGATGTTGGGCGTTGATATGCCGCGAGACACCATGTTGATGACATCGGTTTCGGCCAACACTGCGCAAATACCCGAAGATATTTCAGGCTCATTGGCTTGCATGGAAACATCGCCTACTTCTTCTATACTCAAACCGAGGTAGCGCGAAATATTTTCGAGAAACTGACCAGAACCGGAAGCGCACTGACCGGTCATTTTATAGTCCTGCACCCGCGCTCCTTCGCTGGTGCGAATGGCGCGTACATACAAGGCTCCAAGGTCAACCACTGTTTTGGCATCGGGAAAAAAGAAATTAGCTCCGCGTGCATGAGTAGTCATACCATAGAAATGTCCGCGTTTACGTTTTACCAAATCACCTTCTCCGGTGCTGGCGAGGTAGGCCACGTCTTCGTATTTCAAGATATTTTTGGCAAGCATGGTGTTGACCATATCATCGGCCACTGTGGTGGGATTGCGCTTGCGGATTTTTTCAGTTTGCTGGTCAACCAATTTCGGAGTATCGGAATATTCCATCAGCACCAGCTTAATAAAGTTGCTGCCTACGTCAATTCCTATGGTGTAAATCGGAGTTATCATCTTACTTGTTTTTTGGAAACGTAATTTTATTAAACAGCCACCTGACTTGCTTTCTTAGCGCTTGGCAAATCGGTTTTTATATTTCTGCGCGCAAACATGGCACCTCCCAGCGCGCCCATAAAAATGGAATCAGTATGAATATTGATGGTAATGCCATCGCCATAATTTTCCTTCACTAACTGCGTCAGATATTTTATGACAGCCTGGTTTCTGGCCACTCCACCGGTAAATGTAAATTCATTGAATACGCCACCGCTTCGCGCAATCAGCGACATGGCGCGCATGATGATGGCTTTGTGCAAACCGCCCAGAATATCTTCGCGCTTTTCGCCTATGTTAGTCAACTCGCGCAACTCAGCACCCGCAAATACGGTGCAGGTAGAGCAAATGGTTACTTCTTTTTCTGCCTTCATAGCCATAGGGCCTAACTCGTTGAGCGAAATGCTCATTTCATCGGCAATGTAACCGAGGTAACGCCCGCAACCGGCGGCGCACCGGTCGTTCATCTGAAAGCTGGTCACCAATCCATATTTATCTACCTGAATAGCTTTGGTATCCTGCCCGCCTATGTCGAGCACCGTGCGGGTGTTCGGAAAAATTGCGTGTGCGCCGAAGGCATGGCAAAGAATTTCGGAGCGGATACAATCTTCAGGGAAAGGGAGCAGCGCCCGACCATAACCGGTGCCGGTCATGTTGGCAATGTTGAATTCTAGGTCGGCTACTTCATCAATCCGCTCTTGCAAAGATTCTGAAACATTTTTAAAATCGCCTTTCAGCAAGTACATCTCGGTATTAAAATCCTTTTCGCTGTCAATCGAAATATTCTCTTTCAACTCTGGTAGGTTATCGTACTTTTCTTTCAGCAATTCCATGGCTTCGTGAATTAGTTGTCTAAAATTGAAAGAGACTACCTTGTTTTCGGCCGGTGTAATACTTTTATCCCACACGGTCATTAGAGGTTCGAAATGTGTAGAGTCGAGCTTGTTTACTTCTTCGTTATATTTTTCGGAAACTACATCGCGGAAGAATTGATTTTTTGAGCCGAGATTGTTATAAATATAATCGTGTTTTATCTTTGGCTTAAAGGCTTTTCGAATATTGCGCAAGTGATTCAGGATATTATCACGCGTCCCTTCATCCTGAAAGAAAATGTTGCAGGTTTTTACCAACTCATCACCCAAATTATCCAAGCGAACTTTAAATTGCTCATACTGGAAAACGCTTTCCAGATCGTCAATGTATTTCTTGTATTCAGGTCGTGCTTTTATTTCAGCCTCTAAGTTTTTCTTGAGCACTGAGAAGCGAGCGTTGTACAGCGCTTCATCGCGAGCAATATCGGCAGCCACCGAATAGTTGGCACGGGTGTTAGTAATACCACGTCCTATAATTTCATCCTGCTCATTAATAATTACTGCCTTAGAAGTAGTAGAGCCGAGGTCAACACCGAGATAATATTTACTCATGGTAGAAAGGTTTGTTCGGTTTTAATGTTTTTTTCTATTTTAAACTCCTTGTACTTCTTGTTCCATAATTGTTTTACGCTGCCCAAGCATTTGAAAATATGATTCCAAGCGATTCTTGATATTGGCATAAGAGAAATAGCGCGGGTCCACCAGATCGCTTTCAATAAAACCCACCGGAATACCGCAACGCTGTTCTATTTCGCGCATCATCAGCAACTGACCTGCCGAAAAGGAATTACAACTCTTGATGGAGTTGATCAAAAAACCATCGGCTTTGTACTCCTTTATATAATGTTCAATCAAATCAACGCGCTGTGGCAAGTTCAAATTAGTGTAGCAGCCCATGCAGTATTTGGCCAGGCTCTCCAAGGGTTTCTCCGGATCGTGCCGAAAGCCCTGATCGTATAAGCCTCCTACTTTTGTATATGTAGAGGCTACAATCACAGCTCCCATGTCATAAAATATTTTCCAGAACTCGCGGAAGTTGGTCCAATTAGGAGGTCCTTCCACCACTAAGCGGAATTTCTCTTCTTTCAATTCGCCTTCCGGATTAATAGGCAATAAGCCCTTCGCTAATCTTTCAGAAACTTCATTGTATAATTCCTGATAGTACTCTAGTGCTACATCAGTTCCTCTAAAGGCGGTATTCATGGGCCCCATATAATACACTCCGGCAAAGTAGGCATCAATAGGAGAGGGCTTGTTCTTTGCCGATTCTAGCACTTTCACCCAGAGGTCTTCGCTTTTGGCCGAATTCTCCAGCATTTTAGAGAGCCGATCGTAATCCAATTTCTTTCCTGCCACTTTCTCCATTTTGGGAATTACTTCCTCTTTCAATTGCTTCACCATGTAGTCCACCTGGTCTTGAGTGATTTTCCCATCCTCTTGGTAAGGAGTATGCAGCATGGCGATTTCTACCCCCGGATATAATCGTTCTAGGTTTTCGAACCATTTCATAAAAGTGAAACAGCCGGTATAACTCAGCAACAATAAGTCGGGTTCGGGAAGTTTCTCTCCCGTTGGCCCTATATTGCCGTTCAGCATCATGCCGATGTCGCATTTCACATACGTGCAAACATCTTCGCTGAATCCTAACTTTTCGGCATCTTTAATGTAAGAACCCGATTTTTTACGCATACCCGATTGCAACGCATTTATTTCGGGATACACCGGCAGCATATCCAATGCGAGAATCAACTCGGTAATGTTTAGGCACGAAAGTGTAAACTACCTTTTTCCCTCTTTCTTTTGCGGTACTCAATTCAGTAAAAAGATTGGCGAGCATCTCTTTCTGAATCACCATGCTTTTTTCTTTAACTGCCTCTTTTGGATCTGCCATAATATTTTCGTTTTATCTACTCCTTTTTAAAATTACACCCATAGTTTTATGGAATCGCTGAATGTTCCTGCTTGCTCTTTAATTACTTTAAACTGTCCAGTGTTTTCGTGGAACTGAAAATTGATATGTGCTACTCCAGCTGCATCGCAGGCTTTTTGCAAATCGGGACGATCTAATAATGCCGGGTCGCAGAAACTGGCCGCACAGAATATCACACCGTCAGCATCTCTTTCGCGGGTAAGTTTCACCAAGCGATCACCTTTCGGGTTGCCTACATCGTACAATGCAGAAGAAGGAGCACTTTTGGTCAGGAAAGCTTCCACCA
This portion of the Bacteroidota bacterium genome encodes:
- the oah gene encoding 6-oxocyclohex-1-ene-1-carbonyl-CoA hydratase codes for the protein MNDLLNHNLVDIKFKEILFEKRPCLNKGGSQIEGLYNAWIILNNPMQFNSYTTAAVKEVILAFRQASNDRSVVAVVFTAVGDKAFCTGGNTKEYAEYYSGNPQEYSQYMRLFNDMVSSIFLCEKPVICRVNGMRIGGGQEIGMACDFSVASDMARFGQAGPKHGSAPIGGATDFLPLFVGVERAMMSLTLCEPWTAHQAYYYGVITDIAPVLKVDGKFIANPLVNIENMMDEYGRIIFGSMKTGEALAKAKGVVAKAETDLSMLDETVNNLIVKLLHTFPNCMNKTISEVRKFKLEHWDKNKESSREWLALNMLSEAKAGFRAFNDGPKDNREIDFIKLRQLLAEGHEWNEELHQSISPQFQKKLSKSISWEN
- the had gene encoding 6-hydroxycyclohex-1-ene-1-carbonyl-CoA dehydrogenase; its protein translation is MSNKMYQWQMVELDKEFRLIEQPLPEINYGEAMVKVAGCGVCHTDLSFWHYGVQTRHTLPLTLGHEISGVVVEGPQEWLNKNVIIPAVLPCGECELCKRGRSNTCRNQVMPGNDFDGGFASHVVVPSKYLCRVPDKVLKKYSLHQLSVIADAVSTPYQVVKKAGIEPGDLAIVIGVGGVGIYGAQIAKIFGAKVIALDVNDKKLSIAKQHGVDATLNIEGLDSKAVKEQIKSISKVLKASPVCWKIFEMSGTKAGQELAFSLITFASTLSIVGFTMDKVEVRLSNLMAFDATMIGTWGCKPELYSEVVKLVMNDQLKIDQFVETFPMSKINEVFRNALEHKYMKRPVLIPDFKN
- a CDS encoding thiolase family protein, yielding MKAYHDKEKGFGIVYDDIYLVNGARTAFGKFCGTLARISPTDLGIFASRAAIEKSRIAPADIDQIMMANIGQSSCDTYFLPRHIGLYSGIPQGVPAVMLQRICGSGFETITAGADQISLGKAAVALCGGTENMSLAPTVSYGNRMGYALGKIEFKDFLWEALNDTAAVPMGCTAENIARQYKITRNDTDEFGKLSVDRAVTATQKKFFTEEIIPLNSTVFEMEELKPRKVFLPRKVTDFIADENIRASTLEEMGKLAPAFEKEGVQTAANSSGIVDGAASVIVANKNFITSKNLKPLTKVLASASCGVDPKLMGLGPVPAIRLLLELTGLRVSDIGLFEINEAFAAQFIACERELGLDRNTCNVNGGAIAFGHPLAASGIRLSLTLSREMNLRKVKYGIASACIGGGQGNAILFENLNQ
- a CDS encoding 2-dehydropantoate 2-reductase; its protein translation is MSNSKKIKVAIIGLGPVGMIMAVKLQEAGCEVALCVRNEVRSQKIKKDGIILENLIKSSARFENIYQSIENMSDFDADYLVFALKSYQMPEAVKSALSLNTEKLTVISAQNGVDVEEYLTSSFGESKTLRMVVNYAGNTISPNTVKVTFFIPPNYIGSVNDVRTEQAKEIAHLLSSAGMETKAVNAFDILKRSWEKTILNSSLSALCGVGRLTMAEAMNDLDTIELIEQIINEAVVVAEKEKIYFPDDFIRQCMRYLKKGGDHFPSLALDLINNHPTEIDFFNGKIVEYGKKHYVRTSLNLSFTNMVKAMSNKNIVSRIPGATGDVNKKIFEKGLVNKMAIPSTFKNMACFLGIDLGSAYTKFTVIEQNGTTLFRYFLPTLSSDKQAQKNILQVIANNFNIQYSCATGYGRKHFSETDIVKTEINCAAAGVSFLHPGEKNIIDIGGEDIKIVRCDEDNNVENFYMNDKCAAGTGSFLAEIAERANINISEMSSLASLSNYDKELNSFCTVFAKTEIMNWIFDGMSLEDISRGIYISIANKVAKMRLDPGIPIYMIGGVIAHHPYLKTLLNEKFNKDIQIIDAPQSGVSYGAAVIAMQTYKRVNQAKINEIKIAVN
- a CDS encoding 2-hydroxyacyl-CoA dehydratase; protein product: MYEIKAAQEMKRIMREYFLSLEKREKKIAWCTSVGPAELLRSFGFEVYFPENHGALLGATRTAMDYIPEAIKCGYSGHVCSYTTSDIGSYLKKETPLQKHYGMQGAPKPDLIAYNTNQCREVQDWFNFFATEFNCPIVGIEPPRYLNEVTQEAVDLVVKQFKRMIPICEQISGQKFNLDKFKEVIKLSKEATLLWQKILKTSTAMNAPLSFFDGTIHMGPIVVLRGTQVAKDYYTILLAELENNVNNNIGFLRQTHTRIFWEGMPIWGKLRMLSDLFTSSGAAVVASTYCSSWVFDKFDENDPWNSTARAYTEIFINRSEKAKMKMLAAWFEEYKIDGIVYHDSKTCFNNSNAKFGMPQRLKEITGVPALVIEGDLCDLRFFSEGQSTTKIETFLEQLEESKVMS
- a CDS encoding AMP-binding protein; translated protein: MQTLKNEIVLGEVIPNMATLLERNVATYGDKIVFQQKQAGIYKGIAWKELYDNILNIAFNLQHKFNFKQGDKMVIFSPNCMEMLEMELAVMACGGIAVPIFAFFYKETAELLINHSDAKYLAVAGETQLSRLNKDLKLEHVFVFDKVSHKKFNQQHSLEELLSKRSDKNFKLNIAAYPDNICLNMYTSGTMGTPKCVQLMHENILSQQAALSQIWNVDSNDRFLSYLPWHHSFGGIFELFAVLCNGASMFLESGYGKDPKEIMLNWKAIKPTVFFSVPKVYQALFDLTKSDREAEELLFHSQLKFIFTAAAALPQKLSDEFEERGITVMEGWGLTETSPCCTLTNPNKKRQAGVVGQPIPGVTIRLAEDGEIQVKGQNVMKGYYKNDEANKGIFTDDGFFCTGDVGGFTESGLKLITRKDRIFKLSNGEKVIPSDLEKLIELKCHYISFAIVVGGGEEYPVALLFPNKKNIVNSAYEKTPLDGCFCPRNLSELQKCLHGCLNDANCGIGQKFSKIKAAMIIDEELSLENNTLTPSMKMAPKNVAFAYKAHLENLYGANNPLEEDIYIIKLEDVPAIKKMTV
- the bcrD gene encoding benzoyl-CoA reductase subunit D — encoded protein: MITPIYTIGIDVGSNFIKLVLMEYSDTPKLVDQQTEKIRKRNPTTVADDMVNTMLAKNILKYEDVAYLASTGEGDLVKRKRGHFYGMTTHARGANFFFPDAKTVVDLGALYVRAIRTSEGARVQDYKMTGQCASGSGQFLENISRYLGLSIEEVGDVSMQANEPEISSGICAVLAETDVINMVSRGISTPNIIKGIHLSIASRIIKLMSSLKGESPVVLTGGMALNKGMLQAIEEMLEETGKKYEVKTHPDAIYAGAIGAALWGGYRHYKLLEKQSVAA